From a region of the Haematobia irritans isolate KBUSLIRL chromosome 4, ASM5000362v1, whole genome shotgun sequence genome:
- the LOC142235849 gene encoding uncharacterized protein LOC142235849, giving the protein MSVSPFDRFIRVSDALIKFHAHFNAMKDEELDVYSLEIRSEELGKLWTKVQDCFEECVASLQGAGTTQTSDIESVDGKYDASHQAYMNCLSAINRKLGQFRRSRRSSITSSASSVVAASRRSIGSHKSTQGSEAILANNATTSIPADRDGQSLPNGKAGFRGEVAVSGPPLCDMVHNLALPPCDTDVFEGNFLDWPTFRDLFQAVYVNNSRLTDVERLCHLVRKTSGEAREIVSKFPLTHRSFALAWKALVDAYDNKRVLVHNQLKSLFAISAVSVETSAGLKSIQRGINGCLSALNTYEVSTDNWDQILVFICLQRLPRLTQTLWEQSVRDKSALSSWADLDAFLSERVRTLMCLHDLREDTSSKRSQEKKVKAHFTNASSSKSSRASSESKCVICPKHNHRLSACVKFGKLSVSERYIVVKRNRLCLNCLMKGHEMKDCPRQYSCAKCNSRHHSLLHRDSTPSNSATSATGSTNTLSSSAASFQPRTMPSVDQPQPSTSSACLPRQAFHTTQNRAVLLGTAMINIMHDGVSYPARALIDPASESSFLTERFRNRVKLPVHAANVTISGVNSAISAKSSKMCNLKIGSPLNASVLLETMAIVLQSISGNLPSFTVSQEVLSQIPDIRLADPNLFVSRPVDILLGADLYPRILLEGCRQIAAQSLIAQNSVFGWLVTGPISTSQIQTFTTTIAVDEEENLDRTLLRFWELEETPRKGVLSPSDKFCEENYVRTTRRDSEGRYIVTLPLKEELGPRGYLGESRTTALRQFYRNESSLSKRPDVKSVYDSVVKEYLHLDHMRPVSAISASDTLSCYLPHHPVINLEKKTSKLRVVFNASNKTSNGNSLNDILHVGPTLQQDLVLLIVRWRLFKYVFNCDITQMYRQIRVDSSHAPLQRIVFRDSPTRTVQDYELQTVTFGVNCAPYLAIRTLLQLAEDTEEEFPLAADILRKCMYVDDVLTGTHDLETAIMARDQLIAALATAKFELRKWTSNYREILDSLPPEYLVDAQLLAFVEASNSKPLGVRWNAQLDAFYFAVEPIAKRCGYTKREVLSAIAKLFDPVGWLGPVIIVAKIIMQKVWLDRVGWDEILPSATASEWEKFVDSYPDVNSINIPRWIRYTPCTSAALHVFSDASVKAYAGVVYIRVLAPNGEIVVNLLSCKTKVAPLKSVSLPRPNSQERSFEKSVLILVEFIVGRIRLLVCRIQENVGGTNWYHVRSEDNPADLGSRGVSPSDLAASRLWWHGPQWLSCSQSEWPVRDTSSFDTDVEIRSVKAHASFVNSYEDVLDRFSSLDRALRVISYVMRFFYRTHPAHRRDCSYADHSLSSSEIRATKSRLIVLAQKMNYGNEYKDLMDRSSLGTGSSLVSLNPFLDEMGVMRMYGRLSRSPNLSYSERHPIILPYSCRFTKLLVEFVHLISIHGGNQLMLRILRIEYWIPRVRNLIRSVIHRCKPCLLERKRVCSQVMAPLPPERTVLDRPFTTTGVDYAGPFEVKSFTGRYCRITKGYVCVFVCFATRAIHLEAVSDLSTAGFLAAFHRFVARRGCPATIFSDNGTNFVGASRELERNFRDVIRGSSDVVSSKFAHQGLSWRFIPAGAPHMGGLWEAGVKSFKLHFRRQIGNVRFTFEEFSTVLARIEACLNSRPLCPQSDNPQELDALTPGHFLIGAPLLAPAEPVITEQPLSLVNRFRKVQALAQQFCVRWKEEYLKNLHMRYKWKFPQRDVMVNDLVVIRHEQLPPTSWKLGRVVSVHPGVDGHIRVQFCRLTVSSAYDPEQRLTFTARVHDLGRVLTPAEAVPERIKESFLGLPLADPQFYRVGRVAIVCGPEVYGRIITHRVYTSPGLPVAHYTIFGWVLSGLSHHLLTSSRTTPDSSMEKNRGSLDDYLGPVVTSIQ; this is encoded by the exons ATGTCTGTATCTCCCTTTGATCGCTTTATTCGCGTTTCGGACGCTCTTATTAAATTCCACGCCCATTTTAATGCCATGAAAGATGAGGAGTTAGACGTCTATAGCCTCGAGATTCGAAGTGAGGAATTGGGGAAGTTGTGGACAAAGGTTCAGGATTGCTTTGAGGAATGCGTGGCTAGTTTACAGGGTGCCGGAACAACGCAAACGAGCGATATTGAATCGGTGGACGGGAAATATGACGCGTCCCATCAGGCTTATATGAATTGTTTGTCCGCGATAAATCGAAAATTGGGCCAGTTTCGTCGGTCACGTAGATCATCGATCACTTCGTCTGCGTCTTCGGTCGTTGCAGCATCGAGACGGAGTATCGGGTCTCATAAATCGACTCAAGGATCCGAAGCGATTTTGGCTAATAACGCGACTACTTCGATACCGGCTGATCGGGATGGGCAGTCGCTGCCTAATGGCAAAGCCGGGTTTAGGGGTGAAGTGGCCGTTAGTGGCCCTCCACTTTGTGATATGGTTCACAATTTGGCGTTGCCACCGTGCGATACGGATGTATTTGAGGGCAATTTTCTAGACTGGCCTACATTCCGGGATTTGTTTCAAGCAGTTTATGTTAACAATTCAAGATTAACGGACGTCGAGCGTTTGTGTCATCTTGTGCGGAAGACCAGTGGCGAAGCTAGGGAAATTGTCTCGAAGTTTCCGCTGACACATCGAAGTTTTGCCCTCGCGTGGAAGGCCCTCGTTGATGCATACGACAATAAGCGGGTTCTAGTTCACAATCAACTTAAGTCTCTCTTTGCAATTTCGGCAGTATCGGTAGAGACAAGTGCGggtttgaaatcgattcaacgTGGAATCAATGGCTGTCTTTCGGCATTGAATACGTACGAAGTTTCGACCGATAATTGGGACCAGATACTCGTTTTTATTTGCCTTCAACGTTTGCCGCGGCTCACACAGACTCTTTGGGAGCAGAGTGTTAGGGACAAATCAGCCCTTTCGTCGTGGGCGGATTTAGACGCTTTTTTGTCCGAAAGGGTTCGTACGTTGATGTGTTTGCATGATTTGCGGGAAGACACGTCTTCGAAGCGTTCTCAGGAAAAGAAGGTAAAAGCGCATTTTACCAATGCGTCTTCTTCTAAATCGTCGCGTGCTTCGTCGGAATCTAAGTGCGTTATTTGTCCTAAACATAATCATAGACTTTCGGCTTGCGTTAAATTTGGTAAACTCTCGGTATCGGAACGTTACATAGTGGTAAAACGTAACCGGTTGTGCTTGAATTGCTTAATGAAAGGTCATGAGATGAAGGATTGTCCAAGACAATATTCGTGTGCAAAATGTAATTCGAGACATCATTCGCTATTGCATCGCGATTCTACGCCGTCTAATAGCGCGACTTCGGCGACGGGTTCGACCAACACCTTGTCGAGTTCAGCGGCTAGTTTTCAACCGAGAACTATGCCTTCGGTTGATCAGCCGCAACCTTCTACCTCGTCGGCGTGCCTACCTCGCCAGGCATTTCATACGACGCAAAATAGGGCCGTGCTTTTGGGAACTGCGATGATTAATATCATGCACGATGGGGTTTCATATCCGGCACGCGCTTTGATTGACCCCGCTTCAGAATCTTCGTTTCTGACGGAACGCTTTCGAAATCGGGTGAAACTACCGGTTCACGCGGCTAATGTTACAATTTCGGGGGTAAATAGCGCAATTTCGGCCAAATCGAGTAAAATGTGTAATTTGAAAATCGGATCTCCACTCAACGCGTCGGTTTTGTTGGAAACTATGGCTATAGTGCTCCAATCTATATCCGGGAATTTACCTTCCTTTACGGTGTCGCAGGAAGTTTTGTCTCAGATTCCGGATATTCGCTTAGCTGATCCGAATCTTTTCGTGTCGAGACCGGTCGATATTCTACTAGGCGCTGACTTGTACCCGAGAATACTATTAGAAGGTTGCCGGCAGATTGCGGCTCAATCATTGATAGCACAGAACAGTGTTTTCGGCTGGCTAGTAACGGGTCCGATTTCTACATCGCAAATTCAAACATTTACTACGACTATAGCGGTTGATGAAGAGGAAAATTTAGATAGAACGCTTTTACGGTTTTGGGAGTTGGAGGAAACACCACGTAAAGGGGTTTTGTCCCCCTCCGATAAGTTCTGTGAGGAAAATTACGTTCGGACAACGCGCAGAGATTCGGAAGGTAGATATATAGTTACACTTCCGCTAAAGGAAGAGCTCGGTCCTCGTGGATATTTGGGTGAGTCCCGAACAACTGCTTTGAGGCAATTTTATCGTAATGAATCGTCATTATCGAAAAGGCCGGACGTGAAATCAGTTTATGATAGTGTTGTTAaagaatatttgcatttggatcacATGAGGCCAGTATCCGCCATTTCTGCAAGTGATACACTTTCGTGTTATCTTCCACATCATCCTGTCATTAACCTCGAGAAGAAGACTTCCAAACTTCGCGTCGTATTTAATGCGTCTAATAAAACGTCCAACGGGAATAGTCTTAACGATATCCTTCACGTAGGTCCCACTTTGCAGCAGGACTTAGTCCTTCTTATTGTGCGATGGCGACTATTTAAATACGTGTTCAACTGCGATATTACACAGATGTATAGGCAGATTCGAGTGGACTCTTCTCATGCTCCGTTGCAGAGAATTGTTTTTAGGGATTCTCCGACAAGGACAGTCCAGGACTATGAACTACAAACGGTGACCTTCGGTGTAAACTGTGCACCATATCTCGCGATACGGACACTGTTACAGTTAGCTGAAGACACTGAGGAGGAGTTTCCACTCGCGGCCGATATATTACGTAAATGTATGTACGTTGATGACGTTTTGACCGGAACTCATGACCTTGAAACTGCGATAATGGCTCGGGATCAATTAATCGCGGCGCTTGCGACGGCTAAATTTGAACTGCGGAAATGGACATCgaattatagagaaattttagatTCACTACCGCCGGAATATTTGGTTGATGCTCAATTGCTGGCATTTGTCGAGGCTAGCAATTCGAAACCATTGGGTGTGAGATGGAATGCTCAATTGGATGCATTCTACTTCGCGGTCGAGCCTATAGCAAAAAGGTGTGGATACACTAAACGGGAAGTGTTGTCGGCTATCGCGAAATTATTCGACCCTGTCGGTTGGTTAGGTCCAGTGATAATTGTGGCAAAGATTATCATGCAGAAGGTTTGGCTTGATCGCGTCGGCTGGGATGAAATACTGCCTTCGGCAACGGCATCCGAGTGGGAAAAATTTGTAGATAGTTATCCGGatgtcaattcgataaatattcctcGGTGGATTCGTTACACACCGTGCACTTCGGCCGCGCTTCACGTATTTTCAGATGCCTCGGTTAAGGCATACGCGGGGGTAGTATATATTCGAGTTTTGGCCCCGAATGGCGAGATTGTCGTTAATTTGCTATCGTGCAAGACGAAAGTTGctccgttgaaatcggtttcttTGCCTCGTCCGAACTCGCAAGAACGGTCATTCGAGAAATCGGTATTGATTTTGGTCGAATTTATTGTTGGACGGATTCGACTATT GGTATGTCGCATTCAGGAGAACGTCGGTGGTACGAATTGGTATCATGTGAGGTCGGAGGATAATCCTGCTGATCTTGGCAGCCGCGGTGTGTCCCCTTCGGATTTGGCCGCCTCTCGACTTTGGTGGCATGGGCCTCAGTGGCTATCGTGTAGTCAATCGGAATGGCCGGTTCGTGACACTTCCTCTTTTGACACCGACGTAGAAATTCGGTCTGTGAAGGCACATGCTTCTTTCGTTAATTCATACGAGGATGTTCTCGATAGATTTTCTTCTCTGGATAGAGCGCTGCGTGTTATTTCATATGTTATGAGATTCTTTTATCGGACGCATCCCGCTCATAGGCGTGATTGTAGCTATGCGGATCACAGTTTATCATCGTCGGAGATTAGGGCAACTAAAAGTCGCTTGATAGTGCTTGctcaaaaaatgaattatggtAATGAATATAAGGACTTGATGGATAGGTCTTCGTTAGGTACTGGCAGTTCACTTGTTTCTTTGAACCCGTTCCTTGATGAAATGGGTGTAATGCGGATGTATGGTCGTTTGAGCCGCTCGCCTAATCTTTCGTATTCGGAGCGGCACCCTATAATTTTGCCCTACAGCTGTCGATTCACGAAGCTTTTGGTGGAATTTGTTCATTTGATTTCCATTCATGGAGGAAATCAGTTGATGTTGCGTATTCTTCGTATAGAATACTGGATACCTCGGGTGAGGAATCTTATTCGTTCGGTTATACATAGGTGTAAACCATGTCTTTTGGAGAGGAAACGGGTTTGTAGTCAGGTGATGGCTCCTCTTCCTCCGGAAAGAACTGTTCTCGACAGACCTTTTACGACGACTGGCGTAGACTATGCAGGCCCCTTTGAGGTGAAGTCGTTCACCGGACGTTATTGTCGCATAACTAAAGGTTATGTGTGCGTTTTCGTGTGTTTTGCTACTAGGGCGATTCATTTGGAAGCGGTTTCCGACTTGTCGACTGCCGGCTTTCTTGCGGCATTTCATAGGTTTGTTGCTCGTCGGGGTTGTCCTGCGACCATTTTCTCGGACAATGGGACAAATTTTGTCGGTGCGTCGCGTGAGCTTGAACGAAATTTCCGGGATGTAATTAGGGGAAGCAGTGATGTCGTGTCCTCTAAGTTTGCACACCAGGGCCTATCGTGGCGATTTATCCCAGCTGGTGCGCCTCATATGGGAGGCCTTTGGGAAGCTGGGGTGAAGAGTTTTAAGTTGCATTTCAGAAGGCAAATAGGGAATGTTCGTTTCACGTTTGAAGAGTTTTCGACGGTGTTGGCTCGTATTGAGGCTTGTTTGAATTCAAGACCTCTTTGTCCCCAATCGGATAACCCGCAGGAGCTTGACGCTTTGACACCGGGTCATTTTCTTATAGGTGCCCCTCTACTCGCCCCTGCTGAGCCAGTTATAACCGAACAGCCTCTTTCGTTGGTGAATCGGTTTCGTAAGGTACAGGCTCTTGCACAACAGTTTTGTGTACGTTGGAAAGAGGAATATTTGAAGAATCTGCATATGAGATATAAGTGGAAATTTCCTCAGCGCGATGTTATGGTAAATGACCTAGTCGTTATTCGTCATGAACAGCTTCCACCAACTTCTTGGAAATTAGGTCGAGTCGTGTCGGTTCACCCGGGCGTAGATGGTCACATTCGGGTCCAATTTTGCCGGTTGACAGTATCGTCCGCTTATGATCCAGAGCAGCGACTGACGTTTACTGCTCGTGTGCACGATCTAGGTCGTGTGTTGACCCCCGCCGAAGCCGTGCCAGAACGGATCAAGGAATCCTTTTTGGGATTACCTTTGGCAGATCCGCAATTTTACCGAGTGGGACGGGTTGCGATCGTTTGTGGTCCTGAGGTGTATGGGCGAATCATAACACATAGGGTGTATACGTCGCCCGGTCTCCCGGTGGCTCATTATACAATCTTCGGTTGGGTTCTGTCCGGGTTGT cgCACCATCTGTTGACCAGTAGCAGAACTACACCAGATTCTTCAATGGAGAAAAATAGAGGGTCATTAGATGATTACCTAGGCCCGGTAGTCACTAGCATCCAATAG